A DNA window from Bdellovibrio sp. BCCA contains the following coding sequences:
- the lpxK gene encoding tetraacyldisaccharide 4'-kinase has translation MKFYLRPFSFLYDSIVGVKNSLYDRGVIGAYKAPVPVVSIGNLTVGGTGKTPITDFCLKNLVAQGKKVAVISRSYRADAESPVLVDVDHPFAARYFGDEPVLLAQANPDVSVFVGPSKWQTAEYAVSQDQFDVLLVDDGFQHRKLARDLNIVILDATESLDNYAVVPEGRARESWAGVQRADVLILTKCNLAKDDDLKALEERLPKNKEILYFGYEIRHFRNGKSAEIKSCAEMQGQELFLVSAIARPDVFEKMMRELGEVSKKSIHYRDHHQYTDHDGKHIEEEFRKSQAKYLVSTEKDSVKLRHILSNPSQLWSASLEVAELGKKGRLSEIIGQVLR, from the coding sequence ATGAAGTTTTACCTAAGACCTTTTTCATTCCTTTATGATTCTATCGTCGGAGTTAAAAACTCTTTGTACGATAGGGGAGTGATTGGGGCTTATAAGGCTCCGGTGCCTGTTGTGAGTATCGGAAACTTGACGGTAGGTGGAACGGGAAAAACACCGATCACAGATTTCTGTTTAAAAAATCTTGTCGCTCAGGGAAAAAAAGTGGCGGTGATCAGTCGCTCTTACCGTGCGGATGCAGAGTCTCCGGTTTTAGTGGACGTCGATCATCCTTTTGCGGCTCGCTACTTCGGTGATGAGCCGGTGTTGCTTGCTCAAGCGAATCCCGATGTCTCTGTTTTTGTGGGGCCTAGCAAATGGCAAACAGCCGAGTATGCCGTTTCTCAAGATCAATTTGACGTTTTATTGGTCGATGATGGTTTTCAGCACCGCAAGCTTGCTCGTGATTTAAACATTGTGATTTTAGATGCCACTGAAAGTCTTGATAATTACGCCGTGGTTCCAGAGGGCCGCGCTCGCGAATCGTGGGCCGGTGTGCAAAGAGCCGATGTCTTGATTTTGACAAAATGCAATTTGGCGAAGGACGATGATCTTAAAGCTTTGGAAGAAAGACTTCCGAAGAATAAAGAAATTTTGTACTTCGGCTATGAGATCCGTCATTTCAGAAATGGCAAATCGGCAGAAATCAAATCTTGTGCTGAAATGCAGGGGCAAGAGTTGTTTTTGGTTTCCGCGATTGCTCGTCCCGATGTATTTGAAAAAATGATGCGTGAGTTGGGAGAAGTCTCGAAAAAAAGCATTCACTACCGTGACCATCATCAGTACACCGATCACGACGGCAAACATATTGAAGAGGAATTCCGCAAGTCTCAGGCGAAGTATTTGGTTTCTACGGAAAAAGACTCTGTAAAGCTTCGTCATATTTTATCAAACCCGTCTCAACTCTGGAGTGCTTCCTTGGAAGTGGCCGAGCTTGGCAAGAAGGGACGTCTTAGTGAAATTATTGGTCAAGTTCTTCGTTAA
- a CDS encoding lysophospholipid acyltransferase family protein, with amino-acid sequence MKLLVKFFVKIMVFFSSLFPRTWLRKSGAWVGFLWFDVMGFRKKIVMNNLDIAFPEWSEEQKYKVGRESVYQLGYNFAEFFFIPSVTPKWAEKNVVFEGWENVEKARALGKGMFFLSLHLGNGDLAANTIAQKGQELFIITKRFKTQWFNDLWFSVRGAKGVQYIDAHGPNNAFEILKALKKNAALVFVLDQYMGKPYGIATTFFGKRTGTAYGLALFAQKTKSPVLPIYTYEGNDKKLHVVIEPAMDTLKHVTDDKDQTILNLTQSFNDKLEEIVRKHPEQWMWVHRRWKDF; translated from the coding sequence GTGAAATTATTGGTCAAGTTCTTCGTTAAAATCATGGTGTTTTTTAGCTCCTTGTTTCCACGCACCTGGCTTCGTAAGTCCGGAGCGTGGGTTGGATTTTTATGGTTCGATGTCATGGGCTTTCGAAAAAAAATCGTGATGAACAATCTCGATATCGCTTTCCCAGAGTGGAGCGAAGAACAAAAATACAAAGTGGGTCGAGAGTCCGTTTATCAACTGGGATACAACTTTGCGGAATTCTTTTTTATTCCGTCAGTGACTCCGAAGTGGGCTGAGAAAAACGTCGTCTTTGAAGGTTGGGAAAACGTTGAGAAAGCGCGTGCGCTTGGCAAAGGAATGTTTTTCTTAAGTCTGCATTTAGGAAACGGTGATCTCGCGGCCAATACGATTGCACAAAAAGGCCAAGAGCTTTTTATTATCACGAAACGTTTTAAGACTCAGTGGTTCAATGATTTGTGGTTTTCCGTGAGGGGAGCCAAAGGTGTGCAGTACATCGATGCGCATGGACCGAACAACGCTTTTGAAATTTTAAAGGCGCTTAAAAAAAACGCCGCTTTGGTGTTTGTGCTTGACCAGTACATGGGAAAACCTTACGGGATTGCGACCACGTTTTTTGGAAAACGAACGGGAACGGCCTATGGTCTAGCTCTGTTCGCACAAAAAACAAAATCACCGGTGCTTCCAATTTACACGTATGAAGGAAATGATAAAAAACTTCATGTGGTGATTGAACCAGCTATGGACACTTTGAAGCACGTGACTGATGATAAAGATCAGACCATTTTGAACTTAACCCAATCCTTCAACGATAAGCTTGAAGAGATTGTGCGTAAGCACCCGGAACAATGGATGTGGGTGCATCGTCGGTGGAAGGACTTTTAG
- a CDS encoding DUF3108 domain-containing protein, translating to MKRSTLLGTFFFAVFLVSCSTSFLKYEKADQLKKNEEFEEAVKIVKPSEPAEGTAGTTPAPAETPTPAVTAKEAAKSVGKKTEKSAKPVAKTPVKTAKKTKGKAEQKAAPEVTRRQPDIEDEAGFEGRRPVVDPFRVGEEVVHDVHYFKVSAGELRLKVEPFSMVNNRKSYTFAIEIRTSSLFSTFYSVEDRVETFVDYEDLVPRVFQLHVKESGQLREAKMLFDVEKNTATFWEKKVTKDHGEEEKKQQWEILPYTQNVYSAAFYMRNFQWEPGKEIAFRVGNDNENLVFSGKALRREILDTKLGPMKAIVIQPNIVLKGKFKPIGDNFIWLSDDDRRYILRIESKIKIGTLVSEVVSINPGKQ from the coding sequence GTGAAACGCTCGACTCTTCTTGGCACTTTCTTCTTTGCAGTATTTTTGGTGTCTTGTTCGACATCATTTCTTAAATATGAAAAAGCAGATCAGCTCAAAAAGAATGAAGAGTTCGAAGAAGCCGTCAAAATCGTAAAACCTTCGGAGCCTGCAGAAGGAACAGCAGGGACAACACCGGCACCAGCAGAAACTCCAACTCCTGCGGTCACAGCAAAAGAAGCTGCAAAATCTGTCGGTAAAAAAACTGAAAAGAGCGCCAAACCTGTAGCGAAAACTCCCGTTAAAACAGCAAAGAAAACCAAAGGCAAAGCGGAACAAAAAGCCGCGCCTGAGGTGACTCGCCGCCAACCAGACATTGAAGACGAGGCGGGCTTTGAAGGACGTCGTCCGGTTGTTGATCCTTTCCGTGTTGGTGAAGAAGTCGTTCATGACGTTCATTATTTTAAAGTTTCTGCCGGAGAATTGCGTTTAAAAGTCGAACCTTTTTCGATGGTGAACAATCGCAAGTCTTACACGTTTGCGATTGAAATCAGAACAAGCTCGTTATTTTCAACATTCTACAGTGTTGAAGACCGTGTTGAGACCTTTGTTGATTATGAAGATCTGGTGCCACGTGTTTTCCAATTGCACGTGAAGGAATCCGGCCAGTTGCGCGAAGCGAAGATGCTTTTTGATGTTGAAAAGAACACGGCGACTTTCTGGGAAAAGAAGGTTACAAAGGATCACGGCGAAGAAGAAAAGAAGCAGCAGTGGGAAATCTTGCCTTACACGCAAAACGTTTATAGCGCCGCTTTCTACATGAGAAATTTCCAGTGGGAACCAGGCAAAGAAATTGCGTTCCGAGTTGGCAACGATAACGAAAATTTGGTGTTTTCCGGAAAGGCTCTTCGCCGCGAAATTCTCGATACAAAACTTGGCCCCATGAAAGCCATTGTTATTCAGCCAAATATTGTTCTAAAAGGAAAGTTCAAGCCTATCGGTGACAATTTTATCTGGTTGTCAGATGACGATCGCAGATACATTTTGCGAATTGAATCGAAAATTAAAATCGGAACACTCGTTTCAGAAGTCGTTTCGATCAATCCTGGCAAACAGTAA
- a CDS encoding response regulator transcription factor, with protein sequence MSSEHRVGIFIVDDHAITRAALRAEIEKFSDKFYVVGEAGNETSALTQITDLKPDMVFLDHSLKSSDGLRILEYLKTTSTKVFVFTQVTDPHILHFYWKNGVVALVSKALELSDLQAALHTVSAGKRYLSPNFVNIIEANYKSLLTAREIEVIRLISSGRSNKEVADVLGCTDHTIKTHKANIMEKLGFSSTVEVSVWATKNGLI encoded by the coding sequence ATGAGTAGTGAACATCGAGTTGGTATTTTTATTGTAGACGATCACGCAATCACCCGGGCCGCGCTGAGAGCTGAAATCGAAAAGTTTTCTGACAAGTTTTATGTGGTAGGCGAAGCAGGAAATGAAACCTCTGCTCTTACGCAAATTACGGACTTGAAACCCGACATGGTTTTTTTAGATCATTCTTTAAAATCGTCTGATGGTTTGCGCATTCTTGAATATTTAAAGACTACTTCCACCAAAGTATTTGTTTTCACTCAAGTGACGGATCCGCATATTTTGCACTTCTATTGGAAGAACGGTGTTGTCGCTCTTGTGAGCAAGGCGCTGGAGTTGAGCGACTTGCAGGCGGCTTTGCACACGGTCAGTGCGGGCAAAAGATATCTTTCCCCCAATTTTGTGAACATCATTGAAGCCAACTATAAAAGTCTCTTAACGGCGCGAGAGATTGAAGTGATACGCCTTATTTCAAGTGGACGCTCCAATAAAGAAGTCGCAGACGTTCTAGGATGCACAGACCACACGATTAAAACCCACAAGGCCAATATCATGGAGAAATTGGGTTTTAGTAGCACGGTGGAAGTCAGCGTGTGGGCTACTAAGAACGGATTGATTTAA
- a CDS encoding cyclic nucleotide-binding domain-containing protein — MKIESEKVQLQGFQLSPQGDGGTLTVLETRKSFRLSSLQYSYLDVLRNSGSIEGLVKFFLGQGWLVSFRELYGLLQFLVSEGLLVNPSFREYFNKAEAQEIKYQNSAFDKKIQHGTKVLPRDLPFFRSLEPQLANYLLQKAERFQVPAQMRLTQSGMMDRDLYIILQGQAAIYRVLDARRRQMVSVLGSGSIFGERGFLLNQPRSADVITTLPSEVLRIQHLPEFDQLIKSEKAQSLQHRFWVLQALQSSPFFKDLPTDSLDSLIFTGRLCQAPAHQMLFQEGQPGNTCYILIQGNVVISQRGRNINVLGQGSAFGEISLLMSGGQRTATVTTQQNSVLLEIHQNDFYRVLSQNLLLAKEIETLAAERLANDAKRNR, encoded by the coding sequence ATGAAGATCGAAAGTGAAAAGGTCCAGCTTCAAGGATTTCAACTGAGCCCCCAAGGTGATGGGGGAACTTTGACCGTTTTGGAAACTCGAAAAAGTTTTCGTTTGAGCTCTCTTCAATATTCTTATCTGGATGTACTTCGCAATTCCGGAAGCATTGAAGGCCTTGTGAAGTTTTTCCTGGGACAAGGATGGCTGGTCAGCTTTCGCGAGCTTTATGGTCTTTTGCAGTTTTTAGTGAGCGAAGGTCTTTTAGTAAATCCCTCTTTCCGCGAATACTTTAATAAAGCAGAAGCGCAAGAAATCAAATATCAAAACTCGGCCTTTGATAAAAAAATTCAGCACGGAACAAAAGTTCTTCCGCGTGATCTCCCCTTCTTTCGTTCTTTAGAGCCGCAGCTTGCAAATTACCTTTTGCAAAAGGCGGAACGCTTTCAAGTTCCTGCACAAATGCGTTTAACACAATCAGGAATGATGGATCGCGATCTGTATATTATCTTACAAGGGCAAGCTGCGATTTACCGAGTGCTCGATGCCAGACGCCGCCAGATGGTTTCTGTTTTAGGAAGCGGATCTATTTTTGGTGAGCGTGGATTTTTATTAAATCAGCCGCGCTCCGCAGATGTGATCACGACACTGCCTTCAGAAGTTCTGCGCATTCAACATTTGCCGGAGTTTGATCAGTTAATTAAATCTGAAAAAGCACAAAGCCTTCAGCACCGCTTTTGGGTTCTGCAAGCTCTGCAATCCTCCCCGTTTTTTAAAGATCTTCCTACGGACAGCTTAGACAGTTTGATTTTCACAGGAAGACTTTGCCAAGCACCGGCCCATCAAATGCTTTTTCAAGAAGGCCAACCAGGCAACACTTGTTATATCCTGATCCAAGGAAATGTGGTTATCAGTCAACGCGGAAGAAATATCAACGTGCTTGGACAAGGTTCCGCCTTCGGAGAGATTTCGCTTTTGATGAGTGGCGGACAAAGAACAGCCACGGTCACAACACAGCAAAACTCGGTTCTTTTAGAAATTCATCAAAATGATTTTTACCGCGTGCTCTCGCAAAATCTATTGCTCGCAAAAGAAATCGAAACCCTCGCCGCCGAACGCCTCGCCAACGACGCAAAAAGAAATCGTTAA
- a CDS encoding glycosyltransferase family 9 protein, producing the protein MAITDCRHFSGYKPCNKGEKCDSSCASRDVPILSVLIVHLGALGAVVRSTSLLKAIKRKYPGSMVTWVTDAPAHHLLKNHPAIDRVLTTSEADMLQLGALEFEVALVIDKSLKAIGVLKRTTVDQVFGFTANPHNGAIVPATSAAEELWELGLNNHKKFFENEKPETQLMIEALELGDYQRDDYWLPLTESEAREATLRHYQWLSERNKEIIIGLNTGCSPVIPYKKLTVDYHRMMIERILKDFPKAEIVLLGGPEDTDRNALIAQGLPVISSQTESGLRDGLISVAACDAVVTGDSLGMHMAISQKKQVIAWFGPTCAHEIDLYDRGFKILTKSPCSPCWKRTCEKNIMCYDQVSLEEIVHALESCCANSLSGRPTALHSTSEEVPGTLAST; encoded by the coding sequence ATGGCCATTACCGACTGCAGACATTTCTCAGGTTACAAACCTTGCAACAAGGGTGAAAAGTGTGACTCCTCCTGCGCAAGCAGGGATGTGCCGATCTTGTCTGTATTGATCGTGCATCTGGGCGCTCTCGGAGCTGTTGTTCGCAGCACCAGTTTGCTGAAGGCGATTAAAAGAAAATATCCAGGATCCATGGTGACATGGGTGACAGATGCACCAGCTCATCATCTTCTAAAAAATCATCCTGCAATTGACCGTGTGTTGACGACTTCTGAAGCGGACATGCTTCAGTTAGGAGCGTTGGAATTTGAAGTGGCCTTAGTCATTGATAAATCTCTTAAAGCCATAGGCGTTTTAAAAAGAACAACCGTGGATCAAGTTTTTGGTTTTACCGCAAATCCCCACAATGGCGCCATAGTGCCAGCCACTTCTGCAGCAGAAGAGCTGTGGGAACTGGGGCTTAACAATCACAAAAAATTTTTTGAGAATGAAAAACCTGAAACACAGTTGATGATTGAAGCGTTAGAACTTGGCGATTATCAGCGTGATGATTACTGGTTGCCTCTGACAGAGAGCGAAGCTCGTGAGGCGACCCTGCGCCATTACCAGTGGCTGAGCGAAAGAAATAAAGAAATCATTATCGGTCTTAATACGGGTTGCAGTCCCGTGATCCCTTATAAGAAACTCACCGTGGATTATCACCGCATGATGATTGAAAGAATCCTCAAAGATTTTCCCAAGGCAGAGATTGTGCTCTTAGGAGGCCCTGAAGACACGGACCGCAATGCCTTGATAGCACAAGGTTTGCCCGTTATTTCATCACAGACAGAGTCGGGATTGCGAGACGGACTCATCAGTGTGGCGGCGTGTGATGCCGTGGTAACGGGAGACAGTCTCGGTATGCACATGGCGATCTCGCAAAAAAAACAAGTGATCGCGTGGTTTGGTCCGACGTGCGCTCACGAAATTGATCTTTACGACAGGGGTTTTAAGATTCTCACAAAGAGTCCGTGCAGCCCTTGCTGGAAGAGGACTTGTGAAAAAAACATTATGTGTTACGATCAGGTCTCGTTAGAGGAAATCGTTCATGCCCTTGAATCTTGTTGTGCAAACAGCCTTTCTGGGAGACCTACTGCTCTCCATTCCACTTCTGAAGAAGTGCCGGGAACTTTGGCCTCAACATAA
- a CDS encoding glycosyltransferase family 9 protein has translation MPLNLVVQTAFLGDLLLSIPLLKKCRELWPQHKLALVCRKGLGDFFLKTHLVDQVFEIEKGKSETYAQILEHLRYVEVDNLISPHQSLRTAFFCAQVKAKHKISFQKAWNFLVFSKRTQRNVQLPDAMRQLSLLAPEDANLASDLAQYVTDAKPYTPDAQGKLQAPPKWASMSLRHQVLEQEDIYRSLQQKFDLKAFEEGRAVLLFPGSVWATKRWTEEGFIRTGKALQAKGFQIYVMGGPGEEALAEKVASEIPGSQSLAGKTKIIESAQLIARAALLIGNDSASTHLAAVCETPLIAVFGPTILEFGYRPWSAESYVVQREGLKCRPCGKHGHKVCPIKTHECMKSISAEEVLRTAGFILK, from the coding sequence ATGCCCTTGAATCTTGTTGTGCAAACAGCCTTTCTGGGAGACCTACTGCTCTCCATTCCACTTCTGAAGAAGTGCCGGGAACTTTGGCCTCAACATAAGCTCGCATTAGTCTGCCGCAAAGGTCTGGGTGATTTTTTTCTTAAAACTCATCTGGTCGATCAAGTTTTTGAAATCGAAAAAGGCAAATCCGAAACGTACGCTCAAATCCTAGAGCATCTTCGTTACGTGGAAGTTGATAATTTAATTTCTCCACATCAATCTTTGCGCACGGCTTTTTTCTGTGCGCAGGTAAAGGCCAAACACAAAATCAGTTTCCAAAAAGCGTGGAATTTTTTAGTTTTCTCTAAAAGAACTCAGCGCAATGTACAATTGCCGGATGCAATGAGGCAGTTAAGTCTTCTAGCGCCTGAAGATGCAAATTTGGCCAGTGATCTTGCTCAGTACGTGACGGATGCGAAACCCTATACTCCGGATGCACAAGGTAAACTGCAGGCGCCACCTAAGTGGGCGTCCATGAGTCTTCGTCATCAAGTTTTAGAGCAAGAAGATATTTACAGATCTCTTCAGCAAAAATTTGATCTTAAAGCCTTTGAAGAGGGGAGAGCCGTCTTGCTTTTCCCTGGCAGCGTATGGGCCACTAAGCGTTGGACCGAAGAGGGATTTATTCGCACAGGTAAAGCTCTGCAAGCCAAAGGTTTTCAAATCTATGTGATGGGCGGACCTGGCGAAGAAGCTTTAGCTGAAAAGGTGGCTTCAGAAATCCCAGGGTCACAATCTCTTGCTGGAAAAACAAAGATCATTGAATCAGCGCAGTTGATTGCAAGAGCGGCTTTATTGATTGGCAACGACAGTGCCTCAACGCACTTAGCGGCTGTTTGCGAAACTCCGCTGATCGCTGTATTCGGTCCAACAATTCTAGAATTTGGTTATCGTCCGTGGTCGGCAGAAAGTTATGTCGTGCAAAGAGAAGGCCTTAAATGCCGTCCTTGCGGCAAGCACGGCCATAAAGTGTGTCCCATTAAAACTCACGAATGCATGAAGAGTATTTCTGCTGAAGAGGTTCTTCGCACCGCTGGATTTATTCTTAAATAA
- a CDS encoding RluA family pseudouridine synthase: MKKIPKKYQPKGFEILHEDLDVIVGNKAPGMLTVAAKWERDFTVHGVLNQYIRKGNPRSTKCVYVVHRLDQATSGVLIFAKTEEVQQYLKNNWKETKKTYYAIIHGHMAKKSGTIQSYLTEDEDYVVHSSKTSDDGKLAITEYEVLKETDKFSLVKVNLVTGKKNQIRVHFAGEGHPLVGDPKYGKSSTNFKDLRLHSAKLEFTHPHSKKRLSIKAPVPAYFRTLIDYEY; this comes from the coding sequence ATGAAAAAGATCCCTAAGAAATATCAACCCAAAGGCTTTGAAATTCTCCACGAGGATTTAGATGTCATTGTGGGAAACAAAGCTCCGGGTATGCTCACGGTCGCGGCGAAGTGGGAAAGGGATTTTACCGTTCATGGAGTTTTGAATCAGTACATTCGTAAAGGCAATCCTCGCTCTACAAAATGCGTTTACGTGGTTCACCGTCTTGACCAAGCGACTTCCGGAGTTTTAATTTTTGCTAAGACCGAAGAGGTTCAGCAATATTTAAAGAACAACTGGAAAGAGACTAAGAAAACTTATTACGCGATCATTCACGGTCATATGGCGAAAAAATCTGGCACTATTCAAAGCTATCTGACGGAAGATGAAGACTATGTTGTTCATTCCAGCAAAACTTCCGATGACGGAAAATTGGCGATCACTGAATATGAGGTTTTAAAAGAGACTGATAAGTTCAGTCTGGTGAAAGTGAACTTAGTGACTGGCAAAAAGAATCAGATCCGTGTTCATTTTGCGGGTGAAGGTCATCCCCTTGTTGGAGATCCTAAATACGGAAAGTCTTCTACTAACTTTAAAGATTTAAGGCTGCATTCCGCGAAACTTGAATTTACGCATCCACACTCTAAAAAGCGCCTCAGCATTAAGGCTCCCGTGCCTGCTTACTTTCGCACTCTGATCGATTACGAATATTAA
- a CDS encoding sigma-54-dependent transcriptional regulator gives MMNKLHTLIVDDEAELRRSVISILKSTMPEIDFTIDEASTGKEALEKVKQQQWDLVLMDVKMPEMNGLEALTAIKEHDPRTFVVLMTAHSNLHDAVLAIKEGAYDYVEKPVNPQLLAEIVRKSLEARDLVSSLALSNPVFDDDIESEFVGGSSKMKEVFNLIYRLCKVDTTVLVRGENGTGKELVARAIHFNSPRKSGSFVAINCGAIPENLMESELFGHEKGAFTGAVERKIGKFQMANNGTLFLDEIGELRPDMQVKLLRVLQERKFTPVGGTREVKTTTRIIAATNRNLEKMMEEGTFREDLFYRLNVMPIFLPPLRERYDDIEPLIQNFIKKFAKQHGRVINGVTPEALDLLKSYRWPGNIRELENVIERAFIVENTHSITADSLPESIKLAPKESGDKTANVGYSGPLDFDAFKEEMEKEFIISALKANNGRINQTVAQANIPKNTLLRKIRKYGINVKEFTSEE, from the coding sequence ATGATGAACAAACTCCACACACTGATTGTAGATGATGAAGCTGAACTGCGCCGTTCAGTGATTTCTATTCTGAAATCAACAATGCCTGAAATTGATTTTACAATCGACGAAGCTTCCACAGGAAAAGAAGCTTTAGAGAAAGTAAAACAACAGCAATGGGATCTGGTCTTAATGGATGTTAAAATGCCAGAGATGAATGGTCTTGAAGCCTTGACGGCGATCAAGGAACATGACCCTCGTACTTTTGTGGTGTTGATGACAGCGCACTCAAACTTACACGACGCCGTTCTGGCGATCAAAGAAGGCGCTTACGATTACGTCGAAAAACCGGTCAATCCTCAATTGCTTGCAGAAATTGTTCGCAAGAGCTTGGAAGCGCGTGATTTGGTGTCAAGCCTAGCTCTTTCAAATCCGGTTTTTGATGATGACATCGAAAGTGAATTTGTCGGTGGCTCCTCAAAAATGAAAGAGGTCTTTAATCTGATCTATCGTCTTTGCAAAGTCGATACGACAGTTCTGGTTCGCGGTGAAAACGGAACAGGGAAAGAACTCGTAGCTCGTGCCATCCACTTTAACTCCCCCCGTAAATCAGGAAGCTTTGTGGCTATCAACTGCGGAGCGATTCCAGAAAACTTAATGGAAAGTGAACTTTTCGGTCATGAAAAAGGGGCTTTCACAGGTGCTGTTGAAAGGAAAATCGGTAAGTTCCAAATGGCGAACAACGGAACCTTGTTCCTTGATGAAATCGGTGAGCTTCGTCCGGATATGCAAGTGAAACTTCTTCGTGTGCTTCAAGAAAGAAAATTCACTCCTGTCGGCGGGACTCGTGAAGTGAAAACCACAACACGCATTATCGCAGCGACAAATCGCAATTTAGAAAAAATGATGGAAGAAGGAACTTTCCGCGAAGATTTATTCTATCGTCTGAATGTGATGCCGATCTTCTTGCCACCTCTTCGTGAGCGCTATGACGATATCGAGCCTTTGATTCAAAACTTTATTAAGAAGTTTGCAAAACAACACGGCCGCGTGATTAACGGTGTGACTCCGGAAGCGCTGGATCTTTTAAAATCCTATCGCTGGCCGGGAAATATTCGTGAACTTGAAAACGTGATTGAGCGCGCGTTTATTGTTGAGAACACTCACTCTATCACGGCGGATTCTTTGCCTGAGTCTATTAAGCTTGCGCCGAAAGAGAGCGGCGATAAAACGGCGAACGTGGGTTATTCGGGGCCTTTGGATTTTGATGCTTTCAAAGAAGAAATGGAAAAGGAATTTATCATCAGTGCTTTAAAAGCCAACAACGGACGCATCAATCAGACTGTGGCTCAGGCCAATATTCCTAAGAACACACTTCTGCGTAAAATCCGTAAGTACGGAATCAACGTGAAGGAATTCACTAGCGAGGAATAG